One segment of Neisseria mucosa DNA contains the following:
- the hemE gene encoding uroporphyrinogen decarboxylase, which yields MTALKNDTFLRALLKQPVKYTPIWMMRQAGRYLPEYKATRARAGSFLDLCKNTELATEVTIQPLDRFDLDAAILFSDILTVPDAMGLGLYFAEGEGPKFERALQHEADIAKLQVPDMEKLQYVFDAVTSIRKALDGRVPLIGFSGSPFTLACYMVEGGSSKEFRTIKTMMYSRPDLLHKILDTNAQAVTAYLNAQIDAGAQAVQIFDTWGGVLSDAAFKEFSLKYIRQIVAGLKRESEGRRVPVIVFAKGGGLWLESMAEIGADALGLDWTCNIGEARRRVGEQVALQGNFDPFALFGTPESIRTEVARILADYGNGSGHVFNLGHGINQHADPEHAKILVDTVHELSRQYHS from the coding sequence ATGACTGCTCTGAAAAACGATACTTTCCTCCGCGCCCTGCTCAAACAGCCTGTCAAATACACACCCATCTGGATGATGCGCCAAGCCGGACGCTATCTACCTGAATATAAAGCCACGCGCGCACGCGCAGGCAGCTTTCTCGATTTGTGCAAAAACACCGAGCTGGCGACCGAAGTCACCATCCAGCCTTTAGACCGCTTCGATCTGGACGCGGCAATTCTGTTTTCCGACATTCTGACCGTACCCGACGCCATGGGTTTGGGCCTGTATTTTGCCGAAGGCGAAGGCCCGAAATTTGAACGCGCTTTGCAACACGAAGCCGACATCGCCAAACTGCAAGTTCCCGATATGGAAAAACTGCAATACGTCTTTGACGCGGTAACTTCCATCCGCAAAGCACTGGACGGCCGCGTTCCACTCATCGGCTTCTCCGGCAGCCCGTTCACACTCGCCTGCTACATGGTCGAAGGCGGCAGCAGCAAAGAATTCCGCACCATCAAAACCATGATGTATTCGCGCCCTGATTTGCTGCATAAAATCCTCGACACCAATGCCCAAGCCGTTACCGCTTATCTCAATGCCCAAATCGATGCCGGCGCACAAGCCGTACAAATTTTCGACACTTGGGGCGGCGTGTTGAGCGATGCCGCATTTAAAGAATTCAGCCTGAAATATATCCGTCAAATCGTAGCCGGACTCAAACGCGAAAGCGAAGGCCGCCGCGTGCCTGTTATCGTATTTGCCAAAGGCGGCGGCTTATGGCTGGAAAGCATGGCAGAAATCGGCGCAGACGCATTAGGCTTGGACTGGACCTGCAACATCGGCGAAGCCCGCCGTCGCGTCGGCGAACAAGTCGCCCTGCAAGGCAACTTCGACCCGTTTGCCCTCTTCGGCACGCCCGAATCTATCCGCACCGAAGTCGCACGCATTCTTGCCGACTACGGCAACGGCAGCGGCCATGTATTCAACCTCGGCCACGGCATCAACCAACACGCCGACCCCGAACACGCCAAAATTCTGGTCGATACCGTACACGAATTGTCCCGTCAGTATCACAGTTAA
- a CDS encoding TonB-dependent receptor plug domain-containing protein produces the protein MNKTSFPVFRLSLITLALSTGFAHAENLQPAETAELNEIKVTGTAVPTRVTRNQLDRETSTDLKQVMKDQIGMDVGGGNGVAQFYSIRGVGEDKINLEVDGTSQSTKIFHHQSRFQLDPALVKSINVEKGTGAASAGLGAVGGTIRVTTVDAKDLLTDGKPFGFKLGAGLSSNKGSTGNAAVYGYQNGFDALFAGNFLNNRDYKDGNGDVNRGSHLKQHSYLAKLGYDFNDDHGIRLTYRQEYQKGNRTDKAEFQNVDSYVGVDGTYQKEQTYNLEYRGRNVGFLDKIDANVFQINTDDTKPPKGAPSPKAHASGTAQGGVPIGQLELSKIKATGANLNLASSFGDGHMVKYGVNYRHETSEPSDKGAWLKILGLYERDKEKKAEYGVYAEGIWNLNPVTLTTGLRYDHFKYNAASKQSASHGQLNPSISAIWDINDNFSLLANLNQASRAPRLNEALLANERAGAAADLDSNLKAETARRAELGFKWRNDNFNVSGSVFHQRIKDLIVYRWAKINNNTASITERGKIYNGGTLKTYGYELDASYRWGGLTARAGVSYVKPRLNGEMYYGESPIQAEDHESSFTFWNTGRQWLTGLSYQFENPKLEIGWRGRYAQSVKYTDVARGQGTIHSKKAGYGVHDIYANWQPLKKDNLNVNFAVNNIGNKQYRSHSQRFPDGNGRVPFYERGREFALGVNYRF, from the coding sequence ATGAATAAAACCTCTTTTCCTGTATTCCGCCTTAGTCTCATTACACTCGCACTATCAACAGGCTTCGCTCATGCCGAAAATTTGCAACCAGCAGAAACTGCCGAGCTGAATGAAATTAAGGTTACCGGTACTGCCGTACCGACCCGCGTTACCCGCAATCAGCTTGACCGCGAAACTTCGACCGATTTGAAACAAGTCATGAAAGACCAAATCGGTATGGATGTCGGCGGCGGCAACGGCGTGGCGCAGTTTTACAGCATCCGCGGCGTCGGCGAAGACAAGATTAATTTGGAAGTGGACGGCACCAGCCAATCCACCAAAATTTTCCACCACCAAAGCCGCTTCCAGCTTGACCCCGCTTTGGTGAAAAGCATCAACGTCGAAAAAGGCACGGGCGCGGCGAGCGCGGGCTTGGGCGCGGTCGGCGGTACCATCCGCGTAACGACGGTTGACGCGAAAGACCTACTGACCGACGGCAAACCTTTCGGTTTCAAACTCGGCGCGGGCTTGAGCAGCAATAAAGGCTCAACCGGCAACGCGGCGGTTTACGGCTATCAAAACGGCTTCGATGCCTTGTTTGCAGGCAACTTCCTCAACAACCGCGACTACAAAGACGGCAACGGCGATGTCAACCGCGGCAGTCATCTGAAACAGCACAGCTACCTCGCCAAACTCGGCTACGACTTCAACGACGACCACGGCATCCGCCTGACCTACCGTCAGGAATACCAAAAAGGCAACCGCACCGACAAAGCCGAGTTCCAAAACGTTGACAGCTATGTCGGCGTGGACGGCACTTATCAAAAAGAGCAGACCTACAATCTGGAATACCGTGGCCGCAACGTCGGCTTCCTCGACAAAATTGACGCCAACGTCTTCCAAATCAACACCGACGACACCAAGCCGCCTAAAGGCGCGCCTTCCCCGAAAGCACATGCCTCCGGCACGGCTCAAGGCGGCGTTCCCATCGGTCAGCTTGAGTTGAGCAAAATCAAAGCAACCGGCGCCAACCTGAACCTCGCCAGCTCCTTCGGCGACGGACACATGGTGAAATACGGCGTCAACTACCGCCACGAAACCTCCGAGCCGTCCGACAAAGGCGCATGGCTGAAGATTCTCGGTTTGTATGAACGCGACAAAGAGAAGAAAGCCGAATACGGCGTGTACGCGGAAGGCATCTGGAACCTGAACCCCGTTACCCTGACCACCGGCCTGCGTTACGACCATTTCAAATACAACGCCGCCAGCAAACAAAGCGCGTCGCACGGACAGCTGAACCCCAGCATCAGCGCGATTTGGGACATCAACGACAACTTCTCCCTCTTGGCAAACCTCAATCAGGCAAGCCGTGCGCCCCGCCTGAACGAAGCCCTGTTGGCTAACGAACGCGCAGGCGCTGCCGCCGATTTGGACAGCAACCTCAAAGCCGAAACCGCCCGCCGTGCCGAATTGGGCTTCAAATGGCGCAACGACAACTTCAACGTCAGCGGCAGCGTGTTCCACCAACGCATCAAAGACCTCATCGTCTATCGTTGGGCAAAAATCAACAACAACACCGCCTCCATCACCGAACGCGGCAAGATTTACAACGGCGGCACGCTCAAAACCTACGGCTACGAACTTGACGCGTCCTACCGCTGGGGCGGCCTGACCGCACGCGCCGGCGTATCCTACGTCAAACCCCGCCTGAACGGCGAAATGTACTACGGCGAAAGCCCGATTCAAGCAGAAGACCACGAAAGCTCGTTCACCTTCTGGAACACCGGCCGCCAATGGCTGACCGGCCTGTCTTATCAGTTTGAAAACCCCAAACTCGAAATCGGCTGGCGCGGCCGCTACGCCCAAAGCGTGAAATACACCGACGTCGCCCGCGGACAAGGCACGATACACAGCAAGAAAGCCGGCTACGGCGTACACGACATCTACGCCAACTGGCAGCCGCTGAAAAAAGACAACCTGAACGTCAACTTCGCCGTCAACAACATCGGCAATAAGCAATACCGTTCGCATAGCCAACGCTTCCCTGACGGCAACGGACGCGTGCCCTTCTACGAACGCGGCCGCGAATTTGCCTTGGGCGTGAACTATCGTTTCTGA
- the mfd gene encoding transcription-repair coupling factor, translating to MTYPIPKPREKSRWLNLSQGSLPLALARYLPHKQLKVVLTQDAEQALRLQTAWLFFRPHDTAVFLPDWETLPYERFSPHQDLVSERLSALWQIKSGAADVLFVPVATAMQKLPPVPFLAGRTFWLKTGQTLDIGRLKTDLVDAGYNHVSHVVAAGEFAVRGGIVDLFPMGSEMPYRIDLFDDEIDSIKTFDTETQRTISPVSEIRLLPAHEFPTDSEAQKIFRSRFREEVDGNPNDAAVYKAVSNGHFGAGVEYYLPLFFENELETLFDYIGEDALFVSLGDVHAEANRFWSDVKSRYAMAQGDETYPPLLPQYLYLSADVFVGRLKNYGQVLPDVSGKEHTLPDLAVNRQSDEPLQALKDFQTAFDGRILLCAESLGRRETMLGFLQQNGLKAKSVSDWQGFLSAHEPLMITVAPLAYGFKLEDQNIAVITESDLYQYVARSRKHHRKKHAAVSDGMLRDLAEINIGDPVVHEEHGIGRYMGLVTMDLGGETNEMMLLEYAGEAQLYVPVSQLHLISRYSGQAHENVALHKLGSGAWNKSKRKAAEKARDTAAELLNLYAQRAAQSGHKFEINELDYQAFADGFGYEETEDQAAAIAAVIKDLTQAKPMDRLVCGDVGFGKTEVALRAAFVAVMGGKQVAVLAPTTLLVEQHAQNFADRFADFPVKVASLSRFNNSKATKAALEGMADGTVDIVIGTHKLVQDDVKFKNLGLVIIDEEHRFGVRQKEQLKRLRANVDILTMTATPIPRTLSMALEGLRDFSLITTAPSRRLAVKTFVKPFSEGSVREAVLRELKRGGQVFFLHNEVDTIENMRERLEALLPEARIGVAHGQLRERELEQVMRDFLQQRFNVLLCSTIIETGIDIPNANTIIINRADKFGLAQLHQLRGRVGRSHHQAYAYLLTPEYITKDAEKRLDAIAAADELGAGFTLAMQDLEIRGAGEILGEGQSGEMMQVGFTLYTEMLKQAVRDLKKGRQPDLDAPLGITTEIKLHSPALLPESYCPDIHERLVLYKRLAVCETVQQINAIHEELVDRFGLPEQPVKTLIESHHLRLAAKELGIDAIDATSEAVTIIFGKNNNVDPTEIILLIQNDKKYRLAGADKLRFTAEMENIEVRINTVKNVLKTLKERVMVK from the coding sequence ATGACCTATCCGATTCCCAAACCCCGTGAAAAATCCCGTTGGCTCAATCTGTCTCAAGGCTCGCTGCCCTTGGCTTTGGCGCGTTATCTGCCGCATAAGCAGCTCAAGGTTGTCTTGACCCAAGATGCGGAACAGGCGCTACGCCTTCAGACGGCCTGGCTGTTTTTCCGTCCGCACGATACGGCGGTGTTCCTGCCGGACTGGGAAACGCTGCCTTACGAGCGTTTTTCGCCGCATCAGGATTTGGTGTCGGAACGGCTCTCGGCGTTGTGGCAGATTAAGAGTGGCGCGGCGGACGTGTTGTTCGTACCGGTTGCCACGGCGATGCAGAAGCTGCCACCCGTACCGTTTTTGGCGGGGCGCACGTTTTGGCTGAAAACTGGGCAGACTTTGGATATAGGCCGTCTGAAAACCGATTTGGTGGATGCGGGCTACAACCATGTTTCCCATGTTGTCGCGGCGGGCGAGTTTGCCGTGCGCGGCGGGATTGTCGATTTGTTCCCGATGGGCAGCGAGATGCCGTACCGCATCGATTTGTTCGACGATGAAATCGACAGCATCAAAACCTTTGATACCGAAACGCAGCGCACCATTTCCCCCGTTTCCGAAATCCGCCTGCTGCCGGCGCACGAATTCCCCACAGACAGCGAGGCGCAAAAGATTTTCCGCAGCCGCTTCCGCGAAGAAGTCGATGGCAATCCGAATGATGCCGCCGTGTACAAAGCCGTCAGCAACGGCCACTTCGGCGCGGGCGTGGAATACTACCTGCCGCTGTTTTTTGAAAACGAGCTGGAAACGTTGTTTGACTATATCGGCGAAGATGCGCTGTTTGTCTCTTTGGGCGACGTTCACGCCGAGGCCAACCGCTTTTGGAGCGACGTCAAATCGCGTTACGCCATGGCGCAGGGCGACGAAACCTATCCGCCTTTGCTTCCACAGTATTTGTATCTCTCTGCCGATGTATTCGTAGGCCGTCTGAAAAACTACGGACAAGTGCTGCCCGATGTTTCCGGCAAAGAACACACCTTGCCCGACCTTGCCGTCAACCGCCAATCCGACGAGCCTTTGCAGGCATTGAAGGATTTTCAGACGGCCTTTGACGGACGGATTTTGCTGTGTGCTGAAAGTTTGGGACGGCGCGAAACCATGCTCGGTTTCTTACAGCAAAACGGTTTGAAAGCCAAAAGCGTGTCTGACTGGCAGGGCTTTTTGTCGGCGCACGAGCCGCTGATGATTACAGTGGCGCCGTTAGCATACGGGTTTAAATTAGAAGATCAAAACATCGCGGTTATTACCGAATCCGATCTTTATCAATACGTCGCCCGCTCGCGCAAACATCATCGCAAGAAACACGCAGCCGTTTCAGACGGCATGTTGCGCGACCTTGCCGAAATCAATATCGGTGATCCTGTTGTACACGAAGAACACGGCATCGGGCGCTATATGGGCTTGGTAACGATGGATTTGGGCGGCGAAACCAACGAAATGATGTTGCTCGAATACGCGGGCGAAGCGCAGCTTTATGTGCCTGTTTCTCAACTGCATTTAATCAGCCGCTACTCCGGCCAAGCGCATGAAAACGTCGCCCTGCACAAACTCGGCAGCGGCGCGTGGAACAAGTCGAAGCGCAAAGCCGCCGAAAAAGCGCGCGACACCGCCGCCGAGTTGCTCAACCTCTACGCCCAACGCGCCGCCCAATCGGGACACAAGTTCGAAATCAACGAGTTGGACTATCAGGCGTTTGCCGACGGCTTCGGCTACGAAGAAACCGAAGACCAGGCCGCCGCCATCGCCGCGGTGATTAAAGACCTGACGCAGGCGAAACCGATGGACCGCCTCGTGTGCGGCGATGTCGGTTTCGGCAAAACAGAAGTCGCCCTGCGCGCCGCGTTTGTGGCGGTAATGGGCGGCAAACAAGTCGCCGTACTCGCCCCGACCACGCTTCTGGTCGAGCAGCACGCACAAAATTTCGCCGACCGCTTCGCCGATTTCCCTGTGAAAGTCGCCAGCCTTTCGCGTTTCAACAACAGCAAAGCCACCAAAGCCGCACTGGAAGGTATGGCGGACGGCACGGTCGATATTGTTATCGGCACGCACAAATTGGTGCAGGACGACGTCAAATTCAAAAACTTAGGTTTAGTGATTATTGATGAAGAACACCGTTTCGGCGTGCGCCAGAAAGAGCAGCTCAAACGCCTGCGCGCCAATGTTGACATCCTTACCATGACTGCCACGCCGATTCCGCGCACCCTCAGCATGGCGCTCGAAGGCCTGCGCGACTTCTCGCTGATTACCACCGCGCCCAGCCGCCGCCTTGCCGTCAAAACCTTTGTCAAACCCTTCAGCGAAGGCAGCGTGCGCGAAGCCGTACTGCGCGAACTCAAACGCGGCGGGCAGGTATTTTTCCTGCACAATGAAGTGGATACCATCGAAAATATGCGCGAGCGGCTGGAAGCCCTATTGCCCGAAGCCCGCATCGGTGTGGCGCACGGACAACTGCGCGAGCGCGAGCTGGAGCAAGTCATGCGCGACTTTTTGCAACAAAGATTCAACGTATTGCTCTGTTCCACCATCATCGAAACCGGCATCGACATCCCCAACGCCAACACTATCATCATCAACCGCGCCGACAAATTCGGGCTGGCGCAACTGCACCAGCTTCGCGGACGCGTCGGCCGCAGCCACCACCAAGCCTACGCCTACCTGCTCACGCCCGAATACATCACCAAAGACGCAGAAAAACGCCTCGACGCCATTGCGGCGGCAGACGAACTCGGCGCAGGCTTCACCCTCGCCATGCAGGATTTGGAAATCCGCGGCGCAGGCGAAATCCTCGGCGAAGGACAGTCCGGCGAAATGATGCAGGTCGGCTTCACGCTCTACACCGAAATGCTCAAACAAGCCGTGCGCGACCTCAAAAAAGGCCGCCAGCCCGACCTCGACGCACCGCTGGGCATCACCACCGAAATCAAACTGCACAGCCCCGCCCTGCTGCCTGAAAGCTACTGCCCCGACATCCACGAACGGCTCGTCCTCTACAAACGCCTCGCCGTCTGCGAAACCGTACAGCAAATCAACGCCATACACGAAGAACTCGTCGACCGCTTCGGCCTGCCCGAACAACCCGTCAAAACCCTCATCGAAAGCCACCACCTGCGGCTCGCCGCAAAAGAATTGGGCATAGACGCCATTGATGCGACCAGCGAAGCGGTAACGATAATCTTTGGTAAAAACAACAATGTCGATCCAACCGAAATCATCCTGCTGATTCAGAACGACAAAAAATACCGCCTTGCCGGAGCCGATAAGCTGCGATTTACCGCAGAGATGGAAAATATCGAAGTGCGGATTAATACGGTGAAGAACGTATTGAAGACTTTGAAAGAAAGGGTGATGGTGAAGTAG
- a CDS encoding VIT1/CCC1 transporter family protein has protein sequence MYSHHSERHFSNRNNWLRASVLGANDGLISTASLLTGVAAATPDFQTLLLTGVSALIGGAVSMAAGEYVSVSSQSDTEKADLHKERHELANNPDAELEELTEIYRRRGLSGALAAEVAQALMEHDALAAHARDEIGITETSAARPMQAALASAASFCAGAILPLLVALTASSAIVPALAVSTLCGLALLGYVSAKLGGAPVVPAVIRVCLWGVAALAITGFIGKLAGVAV, from the coding sequence ATGTATTCACACCACAGCGAACGCCATTTCAGCAACCGCAACAATTGGCTTCGGGCAAGCGTATTGGGGGCCAATGACGGGCTGATTTCCACTGCCTCGCTATTGACAGGCGTAGCCGCAGCCACGCCTGATTTCCAAACCCTGCTGTTGACCGGTGTTTCGGCACTGATTGGGGGCGCGGTGTCGATGGCGGCGGGGGAGTACGTTTCCGTATCCAGCCAGTCGGACACGGAAAAAGCCGATTTGCACAAAGAACGCCACGAATTGGCAAACAATCCTGACGCAGAGTTGGAAGAACTGACTGAAATTTACCGCCGCCGCGGTTTGTCCGGCGCGCTTGCCGCCGAAGTCGCGCAAGCCTTGATGGAACACGATGCACTTGCCGCCCACGCGCGCGACGAAATCGGCATCACCGAAACCTCGGCCGCCCGTCCCATGCAGGCCGCGCTGGCTTCTGCCGCTTCATTTTGTGCCGGCGCGATTTTGCCTTTACTGGTCGCGTTGACAGCTTCTAGTGCTATTGTCCCTGCATTGGCCGTCTCCACTTTGTGTGGACTGGCATTACTGGGTTATGTATCCGCCAAATTGGGCGGCGCGCCTGTCGTTCCTGCGGTTATACGCGTGTGCCTTTGGGGCGTGGCGGCATTGGCGATAACCGGATTTATTGGAAAATTGGCCGGTGTGGCGGTTTGA
- a CDS encoding rhodanese-like domain-containing protein, protein MSTVGQLPRITPSEATAKIREDALAVDIRSQAEYRGGHIGGALSLPPERQRDKLPDDTALCLIFYCLSGKRTTQAETILSALGQGRECYILEGGLQAWKAAGLPIVADRAAPDIMRQVQTIAGSLILLGVLAGWLVSPWFYLIDVMVGAGLLTAGLTGFCGMARLLAKMPWNH, encoded by the coding sequence ATGAGTACGGTCGGACAACTCCCGCGAATTACGCCTTCCGAAGCCACGGCAAAAATCCGTGAGGACGCGTTGGCAGTCGATATCCGAAGCCAAGCCGAATATCGGGGCGGGCATATTGGCGGTGCATTATCCCTTCCGCCTGAACGGCAGCGAGACAAACTGCCCGATGATACAGCCCTATGCCTGATTTTTTATTGCCTGAGCGGTAAACGTACAACACAGGCAGAAACAATATTGTCAGCGCTTGGCCAAGGTCGAGAATGCTATATTCTAGAAGGCGGCTTACAGGCATGGAAGGCTGCAGGGCTTCCTATTGTTGCTGACCGTGCCGCACCGGACATCATGCGGCAGGTGCAAACCATAGCGGGCAGTTTGATTCTGTTGGGCGTGCTGGCAGGTTGGCTGGTATCGCCTTGGTTTTATCTGATAGACGTGATGGTCGGCGCAGGTCTGTTAACGGCCGGACTAACCGGATTCTGCGGTATGGCACGCCTGCTGGCCAAAATGCCATGGAATCATTAA
- a CDS encoding ArsR/SmtB family transcription factor, whose protein sequence is MTIADNQPPYEEASAFLKLLANPNRLAVLCKLHERPHNVTELAESSGLPQAAMSSQLALLREAGLVSFEVNHRERQYYIADPRVTEMIQLLYSFFCAKKS, encoded by the coding sequence ATGACCATTGCCGACAATCAACCACCCTACGAAGAAGCCTCCGCTTTTCTTAAACTTCTGGCCAATCCCAACCGTCTCGCGGTATTGTGCAAACTACATGAAAGGCCGCACAATGTAACCGAGTTGGCTGAATCATCCGGACTGCCGCAAGCGGCAATGTCCAGCCAATTAGCCCTATTACGTGAAGCCGGTTTGGTATCGTTTGAAGTGAACCATCGGGAACGGCAGTATTACATTGCCGACCCGAGGGTAACCGAGATGATACAGTTGCTGTATTCCTTTTTCTGCGCAAAAAAATCTTGA
- a CDS encoding YgaP family membrane protein has protein sequence MKRNLGTLDRVIRIVIGVALIAAAATGQIGWWGWLGIVPLGTALIGNCALYSLLGINTCRINKK, from the coding sequence ATGAAACGAAACTTGGGTACTTTGGATCGCGTAATCCGTATTGTTATCGGCGTAGCGCTGATTGCTGCAGCCGCTACCGGACAAATTGGCTGGTGGGGTTGGCTGGGCATCGTCCCTCTGGGCACAGCACTGATTGGCAACTGCGCACTGTACAGCTTATTGGGCATCAACACCTGTCGCATCAACAAAAAATAA
- the cls gene encoding cardiolipin synthase, with translation MNFLKDITWTEIFIFAHTCAALACMLRVLYKQKNIGSTFAWLIILFLFPVFGTIAYILIGEPRLGTARAKRTGEMNRFYRNFAAAHLTDMYLDIADQVKSRYHGISKVAEKGTGLGATRGNAMSLLSTTDTIIDSMLADIRAAAHSCLLAFYIIEPKGRIEEILNEILAAKARGVDCAILADAVGSRSFLESDWVEKLRQAGVEVHTSLPVGIWRTLFTRTDLRNHRKLLVIDSKIGYTGSFNLVDPRYFKQNSGVGEWIDAMMRCTGPMVLELSAVFFADLAVETDKNLQNVQTYLNQAKNLLPKILPEKMQQGNIVAQIIPSAPEQSSFVIYETIISAIYAATKQITITTPYFVPDEPLLMALTVAAKRGVKVTLILPAKVDSLMVRYASRAYYPMLLEAGVKIAMFEGGLLHAKTMTIDEDYSLFGTVNMDMRSFFLNLEISLAIYDRDTTKQICNLQRDYLKNSSYIAIKSWQQRSKLRGLVENAVRLMSPLL, from the coding sequence ATGAATTTCTTAAAAGACATTACCTGGACCGAGATTTTTATCTTCGCCCACACCTGCGCCGCACTCGCCTGCATGCTGCGCGTGTTGTACAAACAAAAAAATATCGGCTCAACCTTTGCATGGCTGATTATCCTCTTCCTTTTCCCCGTATTCGGAACCATCGCCTACATCCTCATCGGCGAGCCGCGTCTCGGTACGGCCCGCGCCAAACGTACCGGCGAAATGAACCGTTTCTACCGCAACTTTGCCGCCGCCCACCTTACCGATATGTATCTCGATATTGCCGACCAAGTGAAATCGCGTTACCACGGCATCAGTAAAGTTGCCGAAAAAGGAACGGGGCTGGGTGCAACCCGAGGCAACGCCATGAGCCTGCTCTCAACCACCGACACCATCATCGACAGCATGCTTGCCGACATACGCGCCGCAGCCCATTCCTGCCTGTTGGCCTTTTACATTATCGAACCCAAAGGCCGCATCGAAGAAATTCTAAATGAAATCCTTGCCGCCAAAGCCAGAGGCGTAGACTGCGCGATACTGGCCGATGCTGTCGGCAGCAGGAGCTTTCTTGAAAGCGATTGGGTAGAGAAACTGCGCCAAGCCGGCGTTGAAGTACATACCTCCTTACCTGTCGGCATCTGGCGTACATTATTCACACGCACCGATCTGCGCAACCACCGTAAACTCCTCGTTATCGACAGCAAAATCGGTTACACCGGCAGCTTCAACCTCGTTGATCCGCGCTACTTCAAACAAAACTCAGGCGTCGGCGAATGGATAGATGCCATGATGCGTTGCACAGGGCCTATGGTACTGGAGCTGTCAGCCGTCTTCTTCGCCGACCTTGCCGTCGAAACCGATAAAAACCTCCAAAACGTACAAACATACCTCAACCAAGCAAAAAACCTGCTGCCCAAAATCCTTCCCGAAAAAATGCAGCAAGGCAATATTGTTGCCCAAATCATTCCCTCCGCTCCCGAGCAAAGCAGCTTCGTCATTTACGAAACCATCATCAGCGCCATCTATGCCGCTACCAAACAAATCACGATTACCACCCCCTACTTCGTCCCCGACGAGCCGCTTCTCATGGCATTAACCGTCGCCGCCAAACGCGGCGTCAAAGTAACCCTGATACTGCCTGCCAAAGTCGACTCACTGATGGTACGCTACGCCTCACGCGCCTACTACCCTATGCTGCTGGAAGCCGGCGTCAAAATCGCCATGTTTGAAGGCGGTCTTCTACATGCCAAAACCATGACCATAGACGAAGACTACTCCCTCTTCGGTACGGTTAATATGGACATGCGCAGCTTCTTCCTCAACCTCGAAATCAGCCTCGCCATCTACGATCGCGACACCACCAAACAAATCTGCAACCTCCAACGTGACTACCTCAAAAACAGCAGCTACATTGCCATCAAATCATGGCAACAACGCTCCAAACTCCGCGGCCTCGTAGAAAATGCCGTCCGCCTGATGAGTCCTTTGCTGTAA